From the genome of Ralstonia insidiosa:
ATCGGCAACTTCGACGGCGTGCACCGTGGCCACCAGTCGCTGTTGGCCCGCGCGCGCGCGGCGGCCGACGCACGCGGGTTGCCGCTCACGGTGATGACCTTCGAGCCGCATCCGCGCGAATTCTTCATGCCGGACCGCGCCCCTACCCGCATCGCGCTCTTGCGCGACAAGCTGGAGAGCCTGCGCAAACAAGGCGTCGACCGTGTGGTCGTGGAGCACTTCAACGCGCATTTCGCCGGCCAGACGCCGGACGAGTTCGTGCGCAACGTACTGGTTGACGGCCTGCACACGCGCTGGCTGCTGGTGGGCGACGACTTCCGCTTTGGCGCCAAGCGCGCGGGCGACTTTACTTATCTGCAGGCCGCCGGCGCCCAGTTCGGCTTTGAAGTCGAACAGATGGGCTCGGTGTCGGAATCCGGCATCCGCATCTCCAGCTCGGCCGTGCGCGAGGCGCTGGCCGCTGGTGACCTGGAACACGCGCGCCGCCTGCTCGGCCACGGTTACGCCATCAGCGGGCATGTGGTGCACGGGCAGAAGCTCGGCCGCTCGCTGGGTTTCCCGACGCTGAACCTGCGCATCTCGCATAAAAAGCCAGCGGTATCGGGCATCTTTGTCGTGCAGGTGCACGGGCTGGCTGAGAAGCCGTTGCCGGCCGTCGCCAGCATCGGCGTGCGCCCGACCGTGGATGATTCCGGCCGCGTGCTGCTGGAAACGCATATCTTCGATTACCACGCCAGCGTCTACGGCAAGCTGGTGCGCGTGGAATTCATGAAGAAGCTGCGCGACGAGGCCCGCTTCGACTCGCTCGACGCGCTGAAAGACGCCATCGCGCAGGACTGCATCGACGCGCGCCATTTCTTCGGCTTGGCTGTGCCTGCCGACGGCGAATCGCCAGCCTTGCGGCGCGCGCAGTTTGCCAATTCCGCTACCTCCGCCACCGACCGAATTCAGTAGGCGGTCGATACTCTCGCCGCCCGAAGCTACGCCGCGCACGTGCCCTGCCCTGATAGGCGCGCTGCTCCGATCCGATTTGCCCGAATCTGCCCCACATCACACCATGTCTGACGCCAAGAAGCCCACGCCGGAGAAAAGCAAGTACCCGGTCAACCTGCTGGACACCCCCTTCCCCATGCGCGGCGATCTGCCCAAGCGCGAGCCGCAATGGGTCAAGCAGTGGCAGGACAAACAGCTCTACAAGAAGATCCGCGCCGCACGTAAGGGCGCGAAGAAGTTCATCCTGCACGACGGCCCCCCGTACGCCAACGGAGACCTGCACATCGGCCACGCGGTCAACAAGATCCTCAAGGACATGGTGATCAAGGCGCGCGGCCTGACCGGCCTGGACGCCGTCTACGTGCCGGGCTGGGACTGCCACGGCATGCCGATTGAAATCCAGATCGAAAAGCAGTTCGGCAAGGGCCTGCCTGTGAAGGAAGTGCAGGAGAAGGCGCGCGCCTACGCCACCGGCCAGATCGCCCGCCAGAAGGCGGATTTCGAGCGTCTGGGCGTGCTGGGCGACTGGGCCGATCCGTACCTGACGATGAACTTCCGCAACGAAGCGGATGAGGTACGTGCGCTGGGCAAGATCCTGGAGAAGGGTTACGTCTTCCGCGGCCTGAAGCCGGTCAACTGGTGCTTTGATTGCGGCTCGGCGCTGGCGGAAGCCGAAGTTGAATACGCAGACCGTACCGACCTGTCGATCGACGTCGGCTTCCCGTTTGCGGACATCGACGCGCTGGCCAGCGCCTTCCACGTGGGCGCGGATGTGCTCAAAGCCAAGCAAGGCTGGATCGTGATCTGGACCACCACGCCGTGGACGATCCCCTCCAACCAGGCGCTGAACCTGCACCCGGAAATCGAATACGCACTGGTCGACACGCCGCGCGGGCTGCTGATCGTCGCCAAGGAGCGCGTCGAGGCCTGCCTGCAGAGCTGGAAGCTCGAAGGCACTGTGCTGGCCACGTGCGAAGGTGCCGCGCTCTCGGGCGTGCGCTTCCACCACCCGCTGGCCAAGATGGACGCCGGCTACGACCGCACCTCGCCCGTCTACCTGGGCGACTACGTGACCATCGACACCGGCACCGGCATCGTCCACTCCGCGCCCGCCTACGGCGTGGAAGACTTCCAGTCGTGCAAGTCGCACGGCATGCCTGATTCGGAAATCATCAACCCGGTGATGGGCAACGGCGTGTACGCATCGACGCTACCGCTGTTC
Proteins encoded in this window:
- a CDS encoding bifunctional riboflavin kinase/FAD synthetase; the encoded protein is MKVFRGLPNAESRAPCALTIGNFDGVHRGHQSLLARARAAADARGLPLTVMTFEPHPREFFMPDRAPTRIALLRDKLESLRKQGVDRVVVEHFNAHFAGQTPDEFVRNVLVDGLHTRWLLVGDDFRFGAKRAGDFTYLQAAGAQFGFEVEQMGSVSESGIRISSSAVREALAAGDLEHARRLLGHGYAISGHVVHGQKLGRSLGFPTLNLRISHKKPAVSGIFVVQVHGLAEKPLPAVASIGVRPTVDDSGRVLLETHIFDYHASVYGKLVRVEFMKKLRDEARFDSLDALKDAIAQDCIDARHFFGLAVPADGESPALRRAQFANSATSATDRIQ